GGTGATGTTGGAGGTCCTTCCTaaccttaatgatgctatgaCCCCCACGAAATGCTCCTCAAAACCATTCATCCCCCGCCCTCACCATGAAGAGCTTCTGCAGCATCCAGCCGTGGTACTTCTTCAGCGCAATCTCGTAGGCTTTCATGGCATTGACGCGGATGAGGTTGGGGTGCTCCTCGTCCCGCTCGCCGTCCgagatgctctgcagcagcaccagcatgAACTTCAGCCCCCTGCCGGGAGAGCGGGGCTGGTACCGTGACCCCGAGCCCTGGAGCCCCAAACCCGCTGTGGGGTGGAACTCTGACCCCGAGCCCTACACAACCCCCTAACCCCACACCCCAGGCTGAGCCCAGCGGGGCAAACGTGTCACCTCTTCAGCCACATCAGTGCCAGCGTCGCGCCCGTCTTGGGCCAGGCAGCGCCGTGCATCTCCTTCTCCACCTCCAGGATGTTCTGCAGCGTTTTGAACTTGGTGGGGTTGGAGTCATAAACCGCCCGGATTTTCTGCAAGGGCGCAGAGGTGCGGGGTCCGGGTGGGCTCCCGCGGCCGAGCCCCGGTCCCGCAGCCCCGTGCACGCGGTGGTGACCCCCTCGTACCTTGATGTTCCCGGCCAGGTCAGCTTTGACGGGTGAGTACACGATGGGCGTCCCCAGGCAGTCTGCGGGGACACGGGGTCAGCGTGGCACCGCGCGGGGTTCGCCCCGTGCCCGGCTGTCCCCGTGCGGCGTACAATGCAGCATTGTGCAGCGCGGCTGCACAGCCCCGTTCTGCCCCGTTCCATCCCGGGATACCGCCGGGGGGGCCGGGCCGTTACCCAACGCTGCTGCTCGGCGGGTCGGACGGGACGGGGCGCCACGCCCGGCCCTGACGCAACTCCGGTGCCGCCGGGCAGCGTCCCTCGGTGGGGCGGGGGAGCGGGGCGGGACCGGGGGCGGGACTGAGGGGGAGCGGACCGGGACCCGGGGAGATGGAACCCGGAGGGGTGTGGGACCGGGAGGGGGTCCCGGCACCGGACGGAACCCGCCCAGACCGTGCGGGGGTTGGTAAGCGCTCCGTGCCCGCAGGTGGCAGCGTCCCGGTGCGGTCCGGTATCGGGTCCAGCAGGTGCCGCAGACCCCTCGCCCCGCTCTTACCGAAGAAGGGCGGCAGGTGCGCCACGGCCTCCAGGAAGGGCAGCGTCTCGATCTGCTTGTCTGCCGGCAGCGGCCGGAACtcgtgctccagcagcagcgccatgcccggcccggcccggcccgcacCGACCCGGCACCGACCCGGCAGCGCGCCGCGCTGCGCCACGCCCCTCCCCGCGGCCGGCCAATGGCTGCGCACCGCCCACGGGCCCGGCCGCCAATCGGAAAGAGAGGGCGGGACTTGTCGCGGTAAGGGGGCGGTGCTTATCGCTACGGTGGGCGTGGCTTATCGCGGCGAAGGGGCGGGGTTGAGGTGCGGCGTGCCCCGGGAGCACGAGGTCCGCGCCGGCAACCTCCGGGACCCCCGGGCCCCGCAGCTCCGGTCGAAGGAGCGGGCAGCTGggcagcccctctgccccccgTGCACCCGCTGTCCTGTATGCCCACACCTGTACAGCCGGGCCCCACGCCAGGTGCTGTGATCGGGTGGCTCTGAATTATTTAGCGGAGGTGAAGGTTTCACGGTGGGCAGATGGCACGGAGCTCGGTGACCCGACCCGGGCAGCAGCCGGGACTGAGCCCAATCCACCAGCTCAGGCCTCAGGCACCTCgaggaatggggcacccacagctctgggcagtgccagggcctcaccgccccctcagtgaagaatttcttcctaatgtctaacctcagtttcctttcttttagtttaaagctgttcccccttgtcctaccacgATCAGGCTGCGTACaaagctgctctcctcctgtttaCAGCCACGGAGCTGCCGCAGGAGGGCAGTTCCAAAACCTGGGCACGAATTGGGCGCTCGGGGGGCACCGTGCTGAAGGAGGCGAGGGGCAGCACCAGACCTCGTCCCGTCGTGGTCAGTGCCCAGGGGCCGTGCCCAGGGCCAGGCCGAGGAAACCCGAACCTTTCACCCGCCTGAAATATTCATAGCACCATGAATACTTAAAACCCCGGGCTGCACGGCACGGTGCGCTCTGACAGCAGCTCAAGTGTTGCGGCCCTCGGCCCTCCCCGCGCGGCCGCTCCGTTCCGCGAAGCGCGGCCCCGACGCTTTTTGTCCCTCGGCGGCGTCCGTACTCGTTGCCATGGCGACGCGCGGCGGCCGTCGCGGCCTATAAGGGTGGGCCATGGCGCTATGGCGGACGGTGCAGGGCCGGGCCTTGGAGCGGCGGCGGGAGCAGGAGGCGCGGAACCGGTTGCAGTGGGAGAGCTACAGCCGCTCGTTCGCCCGCGCCGCGCTCTGCTGCTCCGCCCAGGCCCGGTGGAGCGCGCCGCGGCCTGTGCGCGGCCCGAGCTNNNNNNNNNNNNNNNNNNNNNNNNNNNNNNNNNNNNNNNNNNNNNNNNNNNNNNNNNNNNNNNNNNNNNNNNNNNNNNNNNNNNNNNNNNNNNNNNNNNNNNNNNNNNNNNNNNNNNNNNNNNNNNNNNNNNNNNNNNNNNNNNNNNNNNNNNNNNNNNNNNNNNNNNNNNNNNNNNNNNNNNNNNNNNNNNNNNNNNNNNNNNNNNNggggggggggggggggggggggccgtGCTGCGTTAAGGGGTGCGCGGCCGCGTACACTGGCACTGCTCTCTGCACCCAGGTCGCCGAGCAGCTGCTGCACGAGCACTGGAGACAGAACAGCGCCGAGCTCCGGGAGGTGAGTGTTCATCGAATCACGGAATCACGGcttgagtgggaagggaccccCGAAGGCCTTCTGGTcccacagggacacccacagctccatcagtgctcacagccccgtgccctgaccttgggtgaatgcagggacggggcaccaccacctctctgggcaccctgtgccagtgcctcaccaccctcagtgtaaaaccttcttccttatatccaacctaaatctcccctttttaagtttccccttgtcctgtcacccAGACCCTTCTAAAGGGtctgtcccttctttcttacagcccatttagatactgaagggctgctctcagctctccc
Above is a genomic segment from Numida meleagris isolate 19003 breed g44 Domestic line chromosome 14, NumMel1.0, whole genome shotgun sequence containing:
- the GLTP gene encoding glycolipid transfer protein — translated: MALLLEHEFRPLPADKQIETLPFLEAVAHLPPFFDCLGTPIVYSPVKADLAGNIKKIRAVYDSNPTKFKTLQNILEVEKEMHGAAWPKTGATLALMWLKRGLKFMLVLLQSISDGERDEEHPNLIRVNAMKAYEIALKKYHGWMLQKLFMGSVYALPYKSDLLKALEKGREVKEEESIEKIHQFLVRVTPILDAIYEMYTRMNAELSYKA